One Kiritimatiellia bacterium DNA window includes the following coding sequences:
- a CDS encoding ISAs1 family transposase has translation DPQPLRRLAVDGKTVKQARAADGRALHLVAAVSPDSGRLCAQRPVDEKSNEITALRPMLTPLTLDGVVVTADAMQAQQKAAHFVVQEKGGDYLFTLKGNQPTVQEKASALLSSAFPPSGSAAGADRGKSARESGNA, from the coding sequence GATCCGCAGCCATTGCGGCGATTGGCCGTGGACGGCAAGACGGTCAAGCAGGCGCGAGCGGCGGATGGGCGCGCCTTGCACTTGGTGGCAGCCGTTTCGCCGGATTCAGGACGATTATGCGCCCAACGGCCGGTGGACGAGAAGTCAAACGAGATCACGGCGTTGCGCCCGATGCTTACGCCACTGACGCTGGACGGGGTGGTGGTTACGGCAGACGCCATGCAGGCCCAGCAAAAAGCGGCGCATTTCGTGGTTCAGGAGAAGGGGGGCGACTACCTCTTCACCCTCAAAGGCAATCAGCCGACGGTTCAAGAAAAAGCCTCAGCGCTGCTCAGCAGCGCTTTTCCCCCCTCGGGTTCCGCCGCAGGCGCAGACCGTGGAAAAAGCGCACGGGAGAGTGGAAACGCGTAA